One window of the Anomalospiza imberbis isolate Cuckoo-Finch-1a 21T00152 chromosome 12, ASM3175350v1, whole genome shotgun sequence genome contains the following:
- the CBLN1 gene encoding cerebellin-1 isoform X1, with protein sequence MLWLLGGGGRPLPRQQPAPFQPASPSCSAESRGPAPPHGPSSRLCPTPRSELLHGSSRAPPASAPRGASAPRRSYLHGTVRCGAVRCGRLPGTCSRARARAAPQKRRRRAAAGGLRGHWRRRRAAGAGWAGRGGGGRGALTPARGRWGGGAAPRAVFVLAGSPGSAAASRRLPQPRSARRAAPLRSARPPLRSAPRYVCRRSRASSRPLPTRRGALGPALSAAGQGSERSGARTVPPGAERRERSAMRGSRLGLGLGLLLGAAWVACGQNETEPIVLEGKCLVVCDSNPTSDPTGTALGISVRSGSAKVAFSAIRSTNHEPSEMSNRTMIIYFDQVLVNIGSNFDSERSTFIAPRKGIYSFNFHVVKVYNRQTIQVSLMLNGWPVISAFAGDQDVTREAASNGVLIQMEKGDRAYLKLERGNLMGGWKYSTFSGFLVFPL encoded by the exons ATGCTCTGGCTGCTTGGAGGCGGCGGCAGGCCTTTGCCCCGCCAGCAGCCCGCTCCCTTCCAGCCTGCCTCGCCCAGCTGCAGCGCGGAAAgccgcggccccgctccgccccaCGGGCCCTCATCCCGGCTTTGCCCGACGCCCCGGTCCGAGCTGCTCCACGGGAGTTCTCGAGCCCCGCCTGCCTCAGCCCCGCGCGGTGCCTCCGCGCCCCGGCGCTCCTACCTACACGGTACGGTacggtgcggtgcggtgcggtgcgggCGGCTGCCGGGCACCTGCTCCCGCGCCCGGGCCCGCGCCGCCCCACAaaagcggcggcggcgggcggcggcagGCGGACTGCGCGGCCattggcggcggcggcgcgcggcgggcgCCGGTTGGGCCGGGCGCGGCGGAGGCGGGCGCGGGGCGCTGACGCCAGCGCGGGGCCGGTGGGGAGGCGGGGCCGCGCCCCGCGCCGTCTTTGTGCTCGCCggcagccccggcagcgccgccgcctcccgccgcctCCCTCAGCCCcgctcggcgcggcgggcggcTCCTCTCCGAAGCGCTCGGCCCCCGCTCCGCAGCGCTCCGCGCTATGTGTGCCGGCGCTCCCGTGCCTCCTCGCGGCCGCTTCCCACCCGGCGGGGCGCGCTCGGCCCCGCTCTGAGCGCGGCGGGGCAGGGGAGCGAGCGGAGCGGAGCCCGGACGGTGCCGCCCGGCGCGGAGCGAAGGGAGCGCAGCGCCATGCGGGGCtcgaggctggggctggggctggggctgctgctgggcgcGGCGTGGGTGGCGTGCGGGCAGAACGAGACGGAGCCCATCGTGCTGGAGGGCAAGTGCCTCGTGGTGTGCGACTCCAACCCCACCTCCGACCCCACCGGCACGGCGCTCGGCATCTCCGTGCGCTCCGGCAGCGCCAAGGTCGCCTTCTCCGCCATCCGTAGCACCAACCACGAGCCCTCCGAGATGAGCAACCGCACCATGATTATCTATTTCGACCAG GTACTAGTGAATATCGGCAGTAACTTCGACTCGGAGCGGAGCACTTTCATCGCGCCCAGGAAAGGGATTTACAGTTTCAATTTTCACGTGGTGAAAGTGTACAACAGGCAAACCATCCAG GTGAGTTTGATGCTAAACGGGTGGCCAGTGATTTCTGCCTTTGCAGGGGACCAAGATGTGACCCGAGAAGCTGCTAGCAATGGAGTACTGATTCAGATGGagaaaggagacagagcttATCTAAAACTGGAGAGAGGAAACTTGATGGGAGGCTGGAAGTATTCAACATTCTCTGGATTTCTAGTGTTCCCGCTTTAA
- the CBLN1 gene encoding cerebellin-1 isoform X2 produces MLWLLGGGGRPLPRQQPAPFQPASPSCSAESRGPAPPHGPSSRLCPTPRSELLHGSSRAPPASAPRGASAPRRSYLHGTVRCGAVRCGRLPGTCSRARARAAPQKRRRRAAAGGLRGHWRRRRAAGAGWAGRGGGGRGALTPARGRWGGGAAPRAVFVLAGSPGSAAASRRLPQPRSARRAAPLRSARPPLRSAPRYVCRRSRASSRPLPTRRGALGPALSAAGQGSERSGARTVPPGAERRERSAMRGSRLGLGLGLLLGAAWVACGQNETEPIVLEGKCLVVCDSNPTSDPTGTALGISVRSGSAKVAFSAIRSTNHEPSEMSNRTMIIYFDQVLVNIGSNFDSERSTFIAPRKGIYSFNFHVVKVYNRQTIQGTKM; encoded by the exons ATGCTCTGGCTGCTTGGAGGCGGCGGCAGGCCTTTGCCCCGCCAGCAGCCCGCTCCCTTCCAGCCTGCCTCGCCCAGCTGCAGCGCGGAAAgccgcggccccgctccgccccaCGGGCCCTCATCCCGGCTTTGCCCGACGCCCCGGTCCGAGCTGCTCCACGGGAGTTCTCGAGCCCCGCCTGCCTCAGCCCCGCGCGGTGCCTCCGCGCCCCGGCGCTCCTACCTACACGGTACGGTacggtgcggtgcggtgcggtgcgggCGGCTGCCGGGCACCTGCTCCCGCGCCCGGGCCCGCGCCGCCCCACAaaagcggcggcggcgggcggcggcagGCGGACTGCGCGGCCattggcggcggcggcgcgcggcgggcgCCGGTTGGGCCGGGCGCGGCGGAGGCGGGCGCGGGGCGCTGACGCCAGCGCGGGGCCGGTGGGGAGGCGGGGCCGCGCCCCGCGCCGTCTTTGTGCTCGCCggcagccccggcagcgccgccgcctcccgccgcctCCCTCAGCCCcgctcggcgcggcgggcggcTCCTCTCCGAAGCGCTCGGCCCCCGCTCCGCAGCGCTCCGCGCTATGTGTGCCGGCGCTCCCGTGCCTCCTCGCGGCCGCTTCCCACCCGGCGGGGCGCGCTCGGCCCCGCTCTGAGCGCGGCGGGGCAGGGGAGCGAGCGGAGCGGAGCCCGGACGGTGCCGCCCGGCGCGGAGCGAAGGGAGCGCAGCGCCATGCGGGGCtcgaggctggggctggggctggggctgctgctgggcgcGGCGTGGGTGGCGTGCGGGCAGAACGAGACGGAGCCCATCGTGCTGGAGGGCAAGTGCCTCGTGGTGTGCGACTCCAACCCCACCTCCGACCCCACCGGCACGGCGCTCGGCATCTCCGTGCGCTCCGGCAGCGCCAAGGTCGCCTTCTCCGCCATCCGTAGCACCAACCACGAGCCCTCCGAGATGAGCAACCGCACCATGATTATCTATTTCGACCAG GTACTAGTGAATATCGGCAGTAACTTCGACTCGGAGCGGAGCACTTTCATCGCGCCCAGGAAAGGGATTTACAGTTTCAATTTTCACGTGGTGAAAGTGTACAACAGGCAAACCATCCAG GGGACCAAGATGTGA